The DNA region ACTCCGTTAATACCTGGGGTTTGCTTCCCCAAATAAGAATAGTATGCTCAAAATGCGCTGAGAGACTGCCATCTTCAGTTACAGCAGTCCAGCCATCCTCTAAAATATTAACCCTATAATCCCCATCATTAACCATGGGTTCTAATGCAAGTATCATACCGTTTTCAAGGTAAGGCCCTGTACCAGGAGAACCGAAGTTAGGAATCTCAGGCTCTTCATGCAGCTCTCTCCCTATACCATGCCCAACAAACTTTCTCACAATAGAATAACCTCTATCTTCAACATAGCGTTGTATAGCTGAAGATATATCCCCTAAAGTATTCCCGCTTACAGCAGATGATATCCCGACACAGAGAGCCTCTTTTGTTGTTCTGATCAACATTTCCGCTTCAGTGCTTATCTCGCCAACTGCAAAAGTAACTGCCATATCACCATAAAAACCTTTATATATAACCCCAAGATCTAAGCTTAGGATATCTCCCTCAGTAAGAACGCAATCTAAGCCCGGCACCCCATGCACAACCTCGCTATTGATAGAAGTACAGATACTCTTTGGATAACCCATGTAGCCTTTAAATGCAGGCTTACAATGTGACTCGATGATCAATCTTTCGGCCGCACTGTTTAAAGAATCAGTGGTTATGCCCGGCTCAATCTTCCGGCTCAATCTCTTCATAATAGAAGCAGTCTTCTCGCAAGCCATCTTAACTCCTTCTATCTCTTCCTTGCTTTTTATTGGTATAGTCATAGTTAACATATCAGAGGACCTTGATATTAATATCTTTTAATTTTTTCTCAACATGATTGAAAACGTCTGCAGCACTCAGGTCTCCTGAGACCTTAAAGAGAATGCCTTGCTGATCATAAAAACTTACAATATCTTCAATCTGTTCTTTATATACTTCCAGCCGTCTTTTAATGGTGCTCTCCCTATCGTCCTCTCTCTGATAGAGCTCGCCACCGCATCTATCACATGCACCTTCTTCTTGGGCTGGAGAATATTTTATATGATAATTAGCTCCGCAATGTATGCAGACACGCCTTCCAGTTAAACGTTCAAGTATAACATCAACGCTGGCGTCTAAATAAAGGACTAGGTCTATCTCTTTCTCTATCTCTTTAAGGAGAATATCTAAGCCTTTAGTCTGTTCCATAGTTCGGGGAAAACCATCTAAAACAAAACCGCTGCTTGCATCTTCTCCCGACAATTTCATCCTTACCATCTTAAGTACAACCTCATCTGGAACCAGCTCTCCTTTTTTAACATACCCCTCAAGTTCATTTGCAATCTCGCTGCTGCCATCTTTAAGAATCTCTCTAAACATATCTCCTGTTGAGATATGGGGTATCTTATAATGACGTGCTATTAAGTCTGCCTGAGTACCTTTACCTGCACCCGGAGAACCCATTATAATCATATTGAGATGCCCTATCATCTTCTACCTCTGATACGCCCTTTTCTCATAAAACCTTCATACTGCCTCATAAGAAGCTGCGACTCAAGCTGCCTCTCTGTGTCTAATAATACACCTACGATAATAAGTATACCCGTACCTCCAAAGAAACTAGCCACTAAGAAAGGTATGTGCAGAATGGTGGATATAATCGAGGGTAATACTGCAATAATTGCAAGAAATACAGCTCCGGGCAAGATAATTCTAGTCATAATTTTATCTAAATATTCTGAAGTATTATTACCAGGCCTTACTCCAGGAATAAAACCGCCATGCTTTTTCATGTTCTCTGCAACATCTTTAGGATTAAAGACAAGGGCTGTATAAAAATAACTGAAGAATATAATAAAACCGCTATAAAGAACATAGTAAAGTATGCCTTGCTGGCTAAATAGTGAGACTATTTTAGCTACAGCCGGATTATTAATGAAACCTCCTATAGTAGCCGGGAACATCAATACAGACTGCGCAAAGATAATAGGGATAACTCCAGCCTGATTTATCCTCAAAGGAATAAAGGTGCTCTGCCCGCCATATACACGCCTGCCTATAACACGCCTTGCATATTGAACTGGTATTTTCCGCTGACCCTGAGTTATAAGAACCACTCCTACAACCACAAGAACAAGCATCGCAGCCATAATAACCAAAGTGAAAGGCTGAATCTGACCTCCAGTAGGAGAGAATGGATCCAGAAGAGAGTAAAGCTGTATCATAGCAGAAGGCAACCTCGATATTATACCAGCTGTTATTATAAGTGAAATACCATTGCCGATACCGAACTCTGTTATCTGTTCTCCTAGCCAAACTATAAACATAGTGCCTGTAACGAGAGTAAGAACAGCAGTAAACCTAAAGCTCCAACCAGGATTAAATACTATTTGATAACCCTGGAATGATTGAGGATTTTCCAGCCAGAGGCTTATAAAAAATGCCTGGAATAAAGTAATTATAACCGTTAAGTACCTTGTATATTGATTGATCTTTTGCCTGCCGTTATCCTGATGAGCAACTCTCTCTAAGGCCGGAATAACAGGAGTAAGAACCTGTAATATAATAGATGCAGAGATATAAGGCATGATACCTAAAGCAAAGATAGTCAACCTTTGTATGGCGCCACCACTAAACATATTTATCATTCCAAATAGAGTTCCCCCTGGTGTATCTGCAAGATTTTTAAAGAACTCAGATAAAGCCTGGCCATTAATACCTGGTGTAGGTATGTAAGAACCTATTCTATATACAGCGATAAGCGCTAAAGTTATTAGAATCTTACGCCGTAAATCCTTAATTTTAAAAGTGTTAGCTAATCCTCTAAACATTTTCTATTCTATTACCTTGGCTTCTCCGCCATTTGCCTCTATTTTCTCTATTGCTGTTGCGCTAAAAGCATGGACAGAGATTTTAAGTTTTTTCTTTAGCTGACCATTCCCTAAAACCTTAACCGGCTTGTTTGAATACCGTATCAATCCACTGCTCTTTAAAACATTAGGATCTATATCGGATAAACCTATCTTTTCTAAGTCGGAGAGATTGACGATCTGGAAAGAACGAGCAAATCTTTTATTGTTAAAACCTCTCTTAGGAATTCTTCTAATAAGAGGCATCTGTCCGCCTTCAAAATGAGCTCCTAGACCAGGACTCTTTCTAGAATTCTGTCCACTCATTCCTCTTGTAGAAGTCTTACCTCTTGTCGATCCGATTCCACGACCAACTCTCTTCCTATTCTTCTTAGCACCGCGAGGTGCTCTTAAATCATTCAGCTGCATCTTTCACCTCTTGAACTTCAACTTTATCTTCTTCCACTACTTTATTTTTCACTATATCTAAACCATCTCTACTGGTTCTTAGCTGCTCTAAACCATCTATCATCGCTTTTGATAGATTTATAGCATTAGGAGAGCCTAGAGACTTTGTAAGAATATCTTTTATACCCACCATCTCACATATCGCACGCACAACACCGCCGGCAATAACTCCAGTACCGGCTGAAGCAGGCTTTAAGATGATTTTAGAAGCACCGAATCTACCAAGCACCTCATGGGGAATTGTAGAATCAGAGAGCTTTATTGTAACCATATCTCTCTGCGCAGACTTTATGCCTTTCTTAATTGCATCAGCAACCTCATGGGCTTTACCAAGACTAATACCAACCCTGCCTTCTCCATTGCCAACGGCTACAAGAGCGTTAAAGGATATGGTCTTACCTCCTTTATTCGTCTTAGTAACACGATTAATTGCTATTACTTTTTCCAATAATGCAAATCCCTGATTTTCAGGCACTATATACCTCCTTTAAAATTCCAACCCTACTTCTCTTGCCGCATCGGCTAGAGTCTTAACTTTTCCGTGATATTTATATCCGCTACGATCAAAAACAACTTTCTTTACCCCAGCCTCCTTGGCCTTCTCTGCAATACGAGTACCAACTATCTTTGCAGCCTCTAGAGAGCCTTTAGACTTAACCTTGTCTTTTAACTCTGACTCCAAAGAAGAGAAAGAGACTAAAGTTTGACCTTTGATATCATCAATAATCTGTGCATAAATATAAGATAGACTGATATAGATAGATAGCCTGGGTCTGTCAGTAGTCCCGGAAACCTTTTTTCTTACTCTATTATGTCTCCTCTTATGTGCCGCTCTTTTCTTTTTAATAAATGTTTTTAATTCCATAATTATTTAATCCCTGCTTTACCTGCTTTCTTTCTAACATATTCACCTTTATATCTTATCCCTTTACCCTTGTAAGGCTCGGGCGGATAATAAGCTCTTATTTCAGCAGCTACTTCTCCAACAAACTGCTTATCAATACCTTTAACAATAATTACTGTAGGTTTGGGTGTCTCCATAGAGATACCATCAGGTATTGAGTATTCCACAGGATGAGACTTACCGATCTGTAAACTCAACTTTTTATCTTGGAGCTGAGCCTTGTAACCTACGCCTATAATCTCCAATTCTTTTTGAAAACCTTCAGTCACTCCTGTAACCATATTATTAACCAAAGCTCTAGTTAAACCATGTAGAGCACGGAACTTTTTTTCCTCACTAACCCTTTTTACAACAATTTGATTCTCACTAACCTCAACAGTTATACCTTCTGGAATAGGAGACTCCAGCTTCCCTTTAGAGCCTTCAACGTACGTAATACCGTTCTCTATTTTTATCTTTACCTTAGCATTAATATTAATGGGTTTTTTTCCTATACGTGACATCTTTTACACCTCAATATACTTGGCAGATCACTTCGCCACCCAGATTATTCTTCCTGGCATCTTGATCGCTGAAGACACCGCCTGAAGTAGTTAATATAGCCGAACCTATTCCGTTTAAGACTTTTGGAATATTATCTTTGTCCACATATATCCTGCAGCCCGGTTTAGATATTCTCTTTATATCTCTGAGGGCAGGCTTATTTCTAGCGAAATATTTAAGGTAGACCCGAATAACACCCTGAACATCATCCTCTATCACTTTAAACTCTTTAACAAACCCTTCTGCTTTTAAAATCTCAACAATTTTAAGGAGTAACTTAGAAAATTTTATATCAACACTCTCTTTGCTTACTCTATAGCCATTTTTAATTTTAACAAAAGCATCCGCTAAAGGATCAGATATACTCATTTAAACCTCCTACCAGCTGGCCTTTGTAACGCCGGGCAACTCACCTCTAAGCGCCATCTCTCTAAAGCAGATTCTACAGAGACCAAATTTTCTTATATAACCGTGTCGTCTACCGCAGATCTGACACCTATTGTACTCTCTAACTTTAAATTTTTGTTTCTTCTGTTGCTTTAAGACTTGAGACTTCTTTGCCATACTATTTCCTCCTAAACGGAAAATTAAACGCCTCTAACAGCGCATGTACCTCATCGCGGCTTTTGGCAGTTGTAACAAAACTTATATCCATCCCCTGAACCCTCTTTACTTTATCCAGATTAATCTCAGGGAATATAGTCTGATCTTTAAGCCCTAGAGTATAATTACCTCCAGCATCAAAACCCTTATTGCTGGGAATGCCCTGAAAATCTCTGACACGGGGCAAAGCTACATTTATCAATCTATCCAGAAATTCATACATTTTATCTCTGCGTAAAGTAACCTTACACCCTACAGGATTTCCCTGCCTAATCTTGAAATTAGCAATCGACTTCTTGGCTCTACGTACCACCGGCTTCTGGCCGGTTATCATAGAGAGCTCTTCCGTTGCTTTTTCTAAAACCTCAAGATTTTGCGAGCCTTCACCTACGCCCATATTAACAACTATCTTTTTAAGAACAGGAACTTGATGAGTATTGCAATATCCAAACTTATCTGTAAGTTCTGCTGCGATCTTATCTTTGTATATCTTATAAAGTCTTGCTTGCATAATTAGATAGCCTCTCTACACTTTCTACATATTCTTATCTTCGTACCATCTTCCAAAACCTTGAACCCAACCTTAACACCCTTACCACACTTACTGCAAACAGGCAGAATGTTAGCTAAAACGAGCGGACTCTCTAGCTCAATAATGCCGCCAGGGGTATCCTGAGATCTCTGCTTCATATGACGCTTTGTTACATTAACACCCTGAACGAGAGCTCTCCCTGCTTTAGGGTAGACCCTTAGAACCTTACCTTTCTTACCTTTATCTTTACCTGCAATAACCTCAACAGTATCGCCTTTTTTTAACCTCTCCATAACATACTCCTCACAATACCTCTGGTGCTAAAGATATTATCTTCATAAAATCCCTGTCTCGCAACTCCCTAGCCACAGGACCAAAGACACGAGTACCTCTGGGATTCTTCTGCTTATCTATTATAACAGCAGCATTACTGTCAAACCTTAGCGTTGAACCATCACTTCTTTTAATTGGAAAAGCGGTTCTAACAACTACAGCGTTGACTACCTCACCTTTCTTGACAGCCCCATCCGGGGTTGACTCTTTTACAGAAGCAACGATAGTATCACCTATTGAAGCAAACTTCTTATTAGAGCGCCCTATTACTTTTATGCAGGCTATCTTCTTAGCCCCTGAATTATCAGCAACAGTTAAAAGTGATCTCATCTGTATCATTTTATAACCTCAACCAATCTCCATCTCTTCTCTTTCGAAAGAGGTCTTGTCTCCATTATCTTAACCTTCTGACCTTTTTTAGCTTCGTTCTTTTCATCATGCACCTTAAATCGCTTATCTCTTTTAATCCTCTTTTCATAAAGAGGATGCTTTATAATTCTGTCTACTCTCACAATAATAGTCTTGTCCATCCCATCAGAGACAACCACTCCTGTTAATTCTTTTCTTCTAGCTCTATCTTCCATTATTAAACCTCGCTCTTCTTTTCC from Candidatus Kaelpia aquatica includes:
- the rplF gene encoding 50S ribosomal protein L6 yields the protein MSRIGKKPININAKVKIKIENGITYVEGSKGKLESPIPEGITVEVSENQIVVKRVSEEKKFRALHGLTRALVNNMVTGVTEGFQKELEIIGVGYKAQLQDKKLSLQIGKSHPVEYSIPDGISMETPKPTVIIVKGIDKQFVGEVAAEIRAYYPPEPYKGKGIRYKGEYVRKKAGKAGIK
- the rplE gene encoding 50S ribosomal protein L5, producing MQARLYKIYKDKIAAELTDKFGYCNTHQVPVLKKIVVNMGVGEGSQNLEVLEKATEELSMITGQKPVVRRAKKSIANFKIRQGNPVGCKVTLRRDKMYEFLDRLINVALPRVRDFQGIPSNKGFDAGGNYTLGLKDQTIFPEINLDKVKRVQGMDISFVTTAKSRDEVHALLEAFNFPFRRK
- a CDS encoding type Z 30S ribosomal protein S14; this translates as MAKKSQVLKQQKKQKFKVREYNRCQICGRRHGYIRKFGLCRICFREMALRGELPGVTKASW
- the rpsQ gene encoding 30S ribosomal protein S17, encoding MEDRARRKELTGVVVSDGMDKTIIVRVDRIIKHPLYEKRIKRDKRFKVHDEKNEAKKGQKVKIMETRPLSKEKRWRLVEVIK
- the rpsE gene encoding 30S ribosomal protein S5 gives rise to the protein MVPENQGFALLEKVIAINRVTKTNKGGKTISFNALVAVGNGEGRVGISLGKAHEVADAIKKGIKSAQRDMVTIKLSDSTIPHEVLGRFGASKIILKPASAGTGVIAGGVVRAICEMVGIKDILTKSLGSPNAINLSKAMIDGLEQLRTSRDGLDIVKNKVVEEDKVEVQEVKDAAE
- the rplN gene encoding 50S ribosomal protein L14, whose protein sequence is MIQMRSLLTVADNSGAKKIACIKVIGRSNKKFASIGDTIVASVKESTPDGAVKKGEVVNAVVVRTAFPIKRSDGSTLRFDSNAAVIIDKQKNPRGTRVFGPVARELRDRDFMKIISLAPEVL
- the rplR gene encoding 50S ribosomal protein L18, which encodes MELKTFIKKKRAAHKRRHNRVRKKVSGTTDRPRLSIYISLSYIYAQIIDDIKGQTLVSFSSLESELKDKVKSKGSLEAAKIVGTRIAEKAKEAGVKKVVFDRSGYKYHGKVKTLADAAREVGLEF
- the rplO gene encoding 50S ribosomal protein L15, which produces MQLNDLRAPRGAKKNRKRVGRGIGSTRGKTSTRGMSGQNSRKSPGLGAHFEGGQMPLIRRIPKRGFNNKRFARSFQIVNLSDLEKIGLSDIDPNVLKSSGLIRYSNKPVKVLGNGQLKKKLKISVHAFSATAIEKIEANGGEAKVIE
- the rplX gene encoding 50S ribosomal protein L24, coding for MERLKKGDTVEVIAGKDKGKKGKVLRVYPKAGRALVQGVNVTKRHMKQRSQDTPGGIIELESPLVLANILPVCSKCGKGVKVGFKVLEDGTKIRICRKCREAI
- the map gene encoding type I methionyl aminopeptidase, encoding MTIPIKSKEEIEGVKMACEKTASIMKRLSRKIEPGITTDSLNSAAERLIIESHCKPAFKGYMGYPKSICTSINSEVVHGVPGLDCVLTEGDILSLDLGVIYKGFYGDMAVTFAVGEISTEAEMLIRTTKEALCVGISSAVSGNTLGDISSAIQRYVEDRGYSIVRKFVGHGIGRELHEEPEIPNFGSPGTGPYLENGMILALEPMVNDGDYRVNILEDGWTAVTEDGSLSAHFEHTILIWGSKPQVLTEF
- the secY gene encoding preprotein translocase subunit SecY: MFRGLANTFKIKDLRRKILITLALIAVYRIGSYIPTPGINGQALSEFFKNLADTPGGTLFGMINMFSGGAIQRLTIFALGIMPYISASIILQVLTPVIPALERVAHQDNGRQKINQYTRYLTVIITLFQAFFISLWLENPQSFQGYQIVFNPGWSFRFTAVLTLVTGTMFIVWLGEQITEFGIGNGISLIITAGIISRLPSAMIQLYSLLDPFSPTGGQIQPFTLVIMAAMLVLVVVGVVLITQGQRKIPVQYARRVIGRRVYGGQSTFIPLRINQAGVIPIIFAQSVLMFPATIGGFINNPAVAKIVSLFSQQGILYYVLYSGFIIFFSYFYTALVFNPKDVAENMKKHGGFIPGVRPGNNTSEYLDKIMTRIILPGAVFLAIIAVLPSIISTILHIPFLVASFFGGTGILIIVGVLLDTERQLESQLLMRQYEGFMRKGRIRGRR
- a CDS encoding adenylate kinase, giving the protein MIGHLNMIIMGSPGAGKGTQADLIARHYKIPHISTGDMFREILKDGSSEIANELEGYVKKGELVPDEVVLKMVRMKLSGEDASSGFVLDGFPRTMEQTKGLDILLKEIEKEIDLVLYLDASVDVILERLTGRRVCIHCGANYHIKYSPAQEEGACDRCGGELYQREDDRESTIKRRLEVYKEQIEDIVSFYDQQGILFKVSGDLSAADVFNHVEKKLKDINIKVL
- the rpsH gene encoding 30S ribosomal protein S8 encodes the protein MSISDPLADAFVKIKNGYRVSKESVDIKFSKLLLKIVEILKAEGFVKEFKVIEDDVQGVIRVYLKYFARNKPALRDIKRISKPGCRIYVDKDNIPKVLNGIGSAILTTSGGVFSDQDARKNNLGGEVICQVY